CCCTTGCTGAGTACAAAAAATATGGCAAGAATTTGGATCAGATCTTTGTGGCTGCAGCTGAGTTAAGAGATAAGTTAGGTGCTGAAGATTTTGCCCGCTTACCGGTTGGAGCAATCGGTGTCTACAGCTATTATGAGCGCCTTGCTCAGGGGCTTCGCCAGCTCATGTGTGGTGCCCGGAAGTTTGCTTTAAGCCATATTACCCGTGATGATATCGCATCACTGACTAAAGAAGCTGCTGATATTTCCGGTATTACCTATATTATGGATGAAGACGCAGAAGAAGTTGAAGCAATTCTGGGTTAATTGATAAAGAGTATCTTTAATCCAATTGTATTTAAAATGAAAGAACCCTCAAACAGGAGTATAAGCTATTATTAATTAATTTTGAAAAAATAATTGGTTTTTTCTAAGGAAATATGTTATACTTATAAAAAATTTAAAAGTGTTGGTACAATGATGTACCGGTTGATTAAAGGCAATGAGCCTACATGCAGGTACGATATTCTTTACCTGTAGGTGTAGGCTTTTTGTTTTTTAGATTTTATCGATTTAATTTGGGGAAGGTGACTGGTCAACATGCCAAAGCTGACTAACGATGATGTTCGTAGTTTAGCAAAAGAATTAGGAGTCAAATTTATCCGAATGCAGTTTACCGATATATTTGGCGTCTTGAAAAATGTATCAATTACTGTAGAACAATTAGAAAAGGCTTTAGCCGGCGAATTGATGTTTGACGGTTCATCCATTGAGGGTTTTGTACGAATTGAGGAATCTGATATGTATTTACGCCCGGATCCTTCCACTTTCGTTGTGTTTCCCTGGAAGCCCAGAGATGGGGCGGTGGCCCGTTTGATATGTGATATATATAACCCGGATGGCACCCCCTTTGCAGGCGATCCCCGCTATGCCTTAAAACGGGCTTTAAAAGAAGCAGAAGCTATGGGATATACTACAATGAACGTTGGGCCGGAGGCAGAGTTTTTTCTTTTTCATGTTGATTCCGACGGTAGGCCCACAACCATTACTCATGATCGGGCCGGCTATTTTGATCTAACTCCGGTAGACTTGGGGGAAAACGCCCGCCGGGATATGGTCTTGGCCTTAGAAGAAATGGGCTATGAAATTGAGGCTTCTCACCACGAGGTAGCTCCCGGCCAGCATGAAATTGATTTTAAATATTCGCATGCCCTGGATATTGCTGATAAAGTGGTTACTTTTAGATTTGTGGTGCGGACTATTGCCCAGCGGCACGGGCTTCATGCAACTTTTATGCCTAAACCCATTTACGGTATTGCCGGTTCGGGTATGCATTTAAACCAATCCTTAATGAGAAACGGTGAGAATGTCTTTTATGACCCCAATACTCCCAATCAGCTAAGTGAAGATGCAATGTATTACATTGGTGGATTGCTTAAGCATGCTAAGGCTATTACAACTATAACAAATCCCAATGTAAATTCCTATAAACGATTAGTATCCGGCTATGAGGCTCCGGTATATATTGCTTGGTCAGCCAGGAACAGAAGTCCTTTGATCCGCATACCTGCTAAGCGGGGTTTGTCTACCAGAATTGAGCTAAGAAGTCCGGACCCGTCTTGTAATCCCTATTTAGCTCTGGCAGTTTGTTTGCGGGCAGGTCTGGACGGGATTAAAAATAAAATTGCGCCGCCTCCTGCCTGCGATAGAAACATTTATGATATGAGTGATGATGAGAGAAGGGAGTTGCAAATTAGTAATCTTCCCGAAAGCCTTCAAGAGGCATTAGTAGAGCTTCAGCAAGATGAATTAATAAAGGATGCACTGGGCAGACATATTTATGATCGTTTTATGGATGCCAAGCGCATTGAATGGGATCGCTACAGGGTACAGGTAAGTCCCTGGGAACTCGAAGAATATTTAACAAAGTTTTAAGAAAAAATAATATATTAAGTACAAGTTAATATTAGGCAAAGACGTCCTTAAAATAGTTCTTGTTTATAGATCTGTTTTAGGACGTTTTTTTAGGATTTTATACATATGTCCGTAAGGGTACCCGGGTTAACAGCAGTTTTAGCGGTTTAGATGCAGTATATGGTAAAGTAGTATTATCCTTTACCTTTTTAAATTAAGCCGATGTAGGAAACCGGCATCATTTATGATAAAATAGTTATGAGTATTTTTTAGAATAGGGGGGTAAGGTTTTGAAACATACTTTAGCTGTGTTGGTAGTGAATAAACCGGGTGTTTTGGCACGCATTTCAGGTTTGTTAAGCCGGAGAATGTTTAACATTGAAAGCATTGCTGCGGGGTATACCGAGGAACCTGATGTAACCCGGATCACACTGGTTGTTCAAGGTGATGACAGGGTTTTGGACCAGGTAATTAAACAGTTATCCAAATTAGTTGATGTTATAAAAATCTGTAAACTTGTAGAGCCGGAAGCCATTGACCGCGAACTGGCACTGATTAAGGTTAAGGCAGATGCGGACAGGCGGTCCGATATTGTGGATATAGTTGAAATATTCAGAGCAAAGATTGTTGATGTTAGCCGGGAGACCATGGTAATTGAAACGACCGGGGATGCTCAGAAAATTGATGCTTTTTGCGCGGTCCTTCAAGAACATGGAGTGGTTGAAATGGTACGAACCGGCAGAATATCTTTGTCCAGAGGTCCCAGGGCTGCCAAGGAGCAGAAATTCGAAGTTATATGTTGACATAATATAGGCTTTTGTGTATATAATAAGATATATATTTAAGATATAGTAAAATTGGTTGAATCTTATGTCAGTTAGGAGGTTCGGCATTTGGGCCAGGTCAAGCGAATTATGATTAGCCTACCTGATAACCTTTTAGAGGAGGTTGACGGTATAGCAGCCGCCGAAAGTGTAAATCGTAGTGAGTTTATTCGAGAGGCTATGAAACTGTATATTGCTGAGCGCAAACGCAGAATATTAAGGGAACAGATGAAAAAAGGATATATAGAAATGGCTAATATAAATCTGGCTCTTGCTGTGGAGCAATATCGCTTGGAATCTGAGGTCGCACCGACCTATGATTCATTCGTGGCGGAGGCAAAGTAATCGATGGTTATCCGCCGGGGAGAAATATATTTTGCTGATTTAAGTCCGGTTGTTGGTTCTGAGCAAGGTGGTACCAGGCCGGTATTAATTTTACAAAATGATATTGGTAATCAATATAGTCCTACAACTATTATAGCCGCAATTACTTCCCAAATTGCCAAGGCTAAGCTACCTACTCATGTCGAAATGGATCCACTGGCCTGTGGGCTGGAAAAAAAATCGGTAGTTCTTCTTGAGCAGATTCGAACTATAGATAAGAGCAGGCTGTTGGAAAAAGTAACTATGTTAAATGATGATTTGATGTGCAAGGTGGATCATGCAATCGAAATTAGTTTAGGTCTAATTCCCTTATAATACACCAAAACCCCCTTTTAAAAGGGGGTTTTGGTGTATTATAAGAAGACTTGTCTGTCCTTATGCTGAGTAATAGAAAAGAGGTTTTGGTTGTTTGTAGAATAAAATAGAATATTCGTGGGGGGATGATTTAATGCGTCCGGTAATCGGGATAACTTGTGCTGAGGATGAGGTACAGGGTAGAGCATTTTTGGCCCGTCCTTATTATGAGGCTGTAGTCGAAGCAGGCGGGGTTCCGCTGTTAATCCCGGCTGTGCGGGAAGTAGAAGAAGTCTTAAGGGTTTTGGACGGGCTGATTTTTTCAGGCGGAGGGGATGTAGATCCTCTTTTTTTTGGTGAGGAACCTCTTCCTGAAAGCGGTGAAATTTCTCCGGACAGAGACTTAGTGGAATTAAAATTAGCAAAGAAAGCTATGTCTATGGGGATTCCGATACTGGGTATTTGCCGGGGAGCCCAGGTACTGAATATTGCTGCCGGTGGTACAATTTATCAGGACATTTCCCTGGGTTATAAGACTCCTCTAAAACACTCTCAGCAGGCCCCCAGGTGGTATCCCACACATACTATAAATATCGATGAAGAGTCGATTTTGGCTAAGCTGCTTGGAGAAAAATTGCTGCGTGTAAATAGTTATCATCACCAGTGTCTGGCTAAAATGGGCAGTGACTTTAAAGTTGTAGCCAGGTCTCAGGACGAGGTAATTGAAGCTTTTGAGGGAACCGGAAATAATTTTGTTCTGGGAGTGCAGTTCCATCCGGAAACGATGTGGCGTAGGGACAGAAGATTTTTAAAATTATTTGAGGTTTTAATAAAAGGGATTTGATTTATAATCCCGAATATTTACGTGTGATATTATTGGGAGGGATAGCGGCTTATGCTGGCAATTACAGGTGGAACTATCTTCACTATGGCCGGTAAAAACATAAATAAAGGTACCATACTCATTTCCGATGGTAAAATTATAAAGATAGGTGAAAACCTTGTTATACCCCCGGGGGCAGAAATAGTTAATGCGGAGGGTAAAATTATTACTCCCGGTTTAATTGATGCCCACAGTCATGTAGGTATTTTTGAAGAAGTTTACCAGGATGAAGGAGCTGACGGTAATGAAATAACTGACCCGGTGACCCCCCACCTGCGGGCTGTTGATGCTGTTAATCCGGAAGATCTGGCCTTTCAGGATGCCCTAAAAGGTGGTGTAACCACTGTAGTTACCGGCCCGGGCAGTGCTAATGTAATCGGTGGAGAAATGGTAGTTCTAAAAACCTGGGGGAAAACTGTTGATGATATGATTATAAAGTTTCCTATCGGTCTAAAAGCGGCCCTGGGTGAAAATCCCAAGCGCGTTTACGGTAGTAAAAAAAGGACACCCTATACAAGAATGGCCAGTGCAGCCCTTTTACGGGAAGCTTTAGTTAAGGCTCAAAACTATCTAAAGAAGTTGGAGTCGGGTAAAGAAGAGCCGGAGCGTGATTTAAAAATGGAAGCTCTGGCGCGGGTGCTGAAGCAGGAAATCCCCCTGCGTGTGCATGCTCACCGGGCTGATGATATTATGACTGCTGTACGTATTGCCCGTGAATTTTCCTTGAATTTAATTGTTGAGCATTGTACCGAAGGTTATAAAGTTGCCGAAGAATTAGCCAGGTTTAACGTTCCGGCGATCATAGGACCGATTATAACGAACCGGGCTAAAGTGGAGCTGCAGGGAATTTCCCTGGAAACTGCCAAACATTTATCCCGGGCCGGGGTAAGTTTTGCTATTATGACTGACCACCCTGTGGTACCTGTTCAGTATTTAGCATTATCAGCCGGATTAACGGTTAGAGGCGGGCTTTCCGAGGATGAAGCTTTAAAGTCTGTTACTATTAATGCAGCTCGTATATTGGGTCTGCATAAACAACTGGGTAGTTTGGAGGCGGGCAAAGATGCTGACCTCGTTATTTGGGCAGGGCATCCCTTTGATTTAAGAACCAGGGTTGACAAGGTCTATACTAATTGTAAATTACTGTCAATTGGCTAAGTATTTAATAGAAAAATTGCTTTTTCTGGCAGGAATTTAACCACCTGTGGCGAAACTATTAGTATTAAGACAATGGCAACAATATACTTTTTTGTTAACAAATGTTATGTTTTGTCGGAGGTGGAGGAATTTTGACGCCTGAGTCAATAAGCGTATTAATAGTTGATGACCAATCCGGTGTTCGTTACTTATTAGATATAATTGTCCGGGAAGAAGGTCATAAGGTATATACTGCTGAAAACGGAATGGAAGCAGTAGAGATGGTGCGCTCAGTGCATCCTGACCTGGTTTTTATGGATGTACGCATGCCTGTGATGAGCGGCTTGGAAGCCCTTGTGAAAATTAAAAAGATGGCTCCGGCTACACAGGTGGTAATTATGACTGCTTATGGGGCAGAAGAAACTGTAGAGGCAGCAATGCGGGGCGGGGCATTAACCTGTATTGCAAAGCCCTTTGATGTGGAGGAAATTAAAGACTTTTTACAAGAATTTTGTTGGAAAAGAGCTTCCTTACCATCCTGTACCGACGGGGCTTGCTGTGGATAAAATTTATTTTACTGCAGGATTAATCTAATTTGTGTAGAATATGCTTATTATACAGCTTAATATTTTACCCTGGGGGTGTCCGTGAGCCGGGCTGAGAATAGTACGCATTGAAGTGCTTAAACCCTTTGAACCTGAACTGGATCATACCAGCGGAGGAAAGTGGGTAACATCTACAGTAATTTACACCTATTCTTTCGCGGATGGGTGTTTTTATTTTTTATAATAAATGTCAGGGGGTATTTTTTTGACACAAATGTTAGCGGCCAAGGCCGGAAGAATTACCATGCAAATGAAACATATAGCAGAGCGGGAAGGGCGTAAGCCTGAGTTTATCAGAGAGCGGGTAGCCAGGGGCACCATTGTTATCCCGGCTAATATAAATCACAAAGGCCTGGAGCCGGCCGGCTTTGGAGAAGGTTTGCGAACAAAAGTTAATGCGAATATCGGCACCTCTACAGGCATACATGATCCTGCCAATGAATTGGAAAAGTTAAGGGCTGCAGTATCAGCCGGTGCGGATGCGGTAATGGATCTTAGTACCGGTGGTGATTTAGATGACATTAGAAGAAAAATTGTTTCTGCCAGTACGGTTGCCGTAGGAACGGTTCCTATCTATCAAGCCACGGTAGAGGCTAAAAAACGCCATGGAAATATTGTTGATATGACAGCTGATGAATTATTCTCGGTTATTGAGAAGCATGCCCGGGACGGTGTTGACTTCTTAACCTTACACTGTGGGATAACCATGGGAGTTATTGAGAGCCTTAGAAAACAAGGGCGGGTAGCTGATATTGTCAGCCGTGGAGGTTCCTTTATAACCGCCTGGATGTTACATCATGACCGGGAGAATCCACTTTATGAATATTATGATCGATTATTGGATATTGCTCTTGAATATGATGTTACTTTAAGTCTCGGAGACGGGCTGCGGCCGGGATGTCTGGCAGATGCTACTGACAGAGCTCAAGTGCAGGAACTTTTAGTATTGGGTGAGTTGGTTGACCGGGCTCGTGCCCGTGGTGTGCAGGCAATGGTTGAGGGACCGGGACATGTGCCCCTGGATCAAATTACTGCCAACATAAAGTTGCAGAAGTCGCTTTGCCGGGAGGCGCCCTTTTATGTTCTCGGGCCGCTGGTTACAGATGTTGCACCCGGGTATGATCATATTACAGCAGCAATAGGTGGTGCTTTAGCTGCATCAGCCGGTGCGGACTTTCTATGTTATGTTACCCCCGCCGAGCACTTAGGGTTACCTACCCTGGAAGATGTTCGGGAGGGAGTTATAGCGTCACGGATAGCCGGTCATGCTGCAGATATTGTAAAGGGTGTTCCGGGGGCCCGTGAATGGGATTTGGAGATGGCCCGGGCCCGTAAGGCATTGAATTGGGAGCGACAGATGGAGTTAGCAATAGATCCCCTGAAAGCACGTATATATAGGGACCGGCGGAATCCGGAACAAACGGAGGCCTGTACTATGTGTGGAGATTTTTGCGCTATGAAAATAGTTAGTAATTATTTTGGGAAAAAACCGGAACAATATTAGTAAACGTTTCCAAACAAAAAACCGGGGTATAGGTAAATACCCGGTTTTTTTTGTCTTCTGGCGAATTCTAAACCCACCCGCGAAGTTTCATTGCATCGGCAACCCGCTGAACTGCGACTACATAAGCAGCCTGTCTCATGTTAATTTTATATTCCTTGGCGGCGTTTAACACTGCATAATAAGCAGAAGTTAATTTCTTATCTAAGCGCTCCTGCACTTCCGCCTCCTCCCAATAATACATATAGAAGTTTTGTACCATCTCAAAATAGGATACAGTAACACCACCGGAATTGCATAAAAAGTCAGGTAATACATGGATATCTTTTTCATATAGGATACCATCCGCTTCCGGAGTAGTGGGGCCGTTAGCAAGTTCAGCAACAATCTTAGCTTTAATGTTCGCAGCATTTTTTTCTGTAATAACATTCTCTAAGGCACAAGGTATAAGTATATCTACATCAAGTTCTAAAAGTTCTTCATTGGTGATATTTTCAGCACCGGGGAAATCTACTACTGAACGGGATTTCTGTTTGTGGTCATAAACGGCCTGGGGATCAAGACCTTCCTTATTATATATACCGCCTTTGCTATCGCTTACAGCTACTACTTTACAGCCGAAGAGAGCTTTAGCAAGACTTGCTGCAAAAAATCCTGCATTTCCATAACCCTGGATGGCAACGGTGGCATTTTCAAGCTTTATACCGCGAACCTTAGCTGCTTCGCGAATAATATACATTCCACCGCGTGCCGTTGCATCGCCCCGACCGGCTGATCCTCCGATTCTTGGTGGCTTACCGGTAATTACACCAAATTGATTCTTGCCTGCCAATTTGGAATACTCGTCCATCATCCAGGCCATGATTTGCGGGTTAGTGTACACGTCGGGTGCCGGAATGTCCTTCTCAGGACCGATAAACTGCCATACCTGATCGATATATCCACGGCTTAAGCGTTCTAACTCTCCCTGTGACATCTCTTTAGGATTACAGATGATTCCGCCTTTTCCTCCTCCCAGAGGTACATCAGCAAGGGCGCACTTGAAGGTCATCCAACCGGCAAGGGCTCTAACGGTATCAATTGTTTCCTCGGGATGAAAACGTATACCACCCTTAGCAGGACCTAATGCATCATTATATTGAACCCTAAATCCCTGGAACACTTTAACAGAGCCGTCATCCATGCGAACCGGTATAGATACATGCAGTTCACGCATCGGATGTAATAGAATTTCATATACATTTGGGTCCAGGTTCATGATTTTAGCACATTGTGTTAACTGTCTTTGAACAATTTCAAAAGGGTTTTGCTTTGACATTTTTTCTTACCTCCGTTTGTTTAATGGGGATTTTTTGTGCTTTTGTGATAAATTCGCCGGTTTTTAGGTTTTTCCTTTTTGTGGTGCTTAATTTTTCGAAAATTAGAAATGAATATTGCCGATTGGTTTAGTTATAGGTTTTCCTATAACTCATAAAAGAATTATATATATTAGGTTTAGACTGTACTTCTTTGTTCATAAATGTTTCTATGCTATAATGATAACTGAATTAATAATTGGTTTGTAAGATATCCATTTCGACAGTGGCTATAAAAAAGAATTGGATGGATAAACTATTTTAGAAAAGGTTAATATTTTGAGGTGAGTCCCAAATGCTGATTATTAACACTTCCTCGCCGGATGAAACGGAAGCAGTAGGTGCCGGTCTGGGAAGTATTGTTTCTCCCGGAGATATTTTGTGCCTTAACGGTGATCTTGGTGCCGGAAAAACTTGTTTTGCCCGGGGGGTAGCCCGGGGACTTGACATCAAGGAGCCGGTTACCAGTCCCACTTTTACCCTGATTAATGAATACCAGGGTCGAATTCCTTTTTACCACTTTGATGTGTATAGATTGGGCGGGCCGGAGGAGATGGATGACCTGGGGTATGAGGAATATTTTTATAACGGTGGAGTTACTTTGCTGGAGTGGGCAGAACTAGTGCTTGACGTATTGCCCGGGGAAAGACTGGATATCTTTTTGGAAACCGCTCCCGAGAACCCGGACCGGAGAAAAATTGTATTGCTTCCTTACGGTGAACATTATGTTCACCTGGCAGAGGAGTTGATGAACCGTGTATGTCCTGGGAATTGAAGCCGCCACTCCGGTAGCTGCTGCCGGTATAATTAATAGAGAAAAAATTTTATCGGAGCGTCTGGTAAATAACCGGCGCACACATTCAATCAACCTGTTGCCGATGATTAAGGCTGTACTGGAAGATGCCGGATTGGAATCTTCAGATTTGGGGGGTATTGCCGTATCCTCCGGGCCGGGTTCTTTTACCGGGCTTAGAATTGGCTTAGCTACGGCAAAAACTCTGGCTCAGGTGTGGGAACTTCCGATTGTAGGTGTTTCTACTTTGGATACTCTGGCCTATGCTTTTTGGGGACATGATAACTTAGTTTGTCCAATTCTAAATGCCAGAAAAAATGAAGTTTATACAGCAGTGTATCGTTTTAGTAATATCCACCGGGAGTGTTTGGCAGGGCCGTTAGCAATAAGTATACAGGAATTGATAGAGATTCTTGATAAATATGGCAGCCGGGTAACCTTTGTTGGTGACGGGGTGCCTGTGTATCAGGAGGAACTAATAAAATATTTTGGGAAGAGAGCCGTTTTTGCTCCACCTGCTTTAAGTTTCCCCCGGGGAGCGGTAACTGCTCAACTGGGAATGGAAAAGTTTAAGCAGGGTTTAGGAGTCAAACCTTTAGACTTATTACCGGAATATCTTCGGTTATCCGAGGCGGAAGTAGTTTGGTTACGAAAACAGGAGGCTTTAAAGACAGAAAATGAAGCTGGAATTTGAGAAAATGAAGGTTGAGCACCTGGATCAGGTAACCGAGATTGAAAAAAAGTGCTTCCTGACACCCTGGTCACGTTATGCCTTTACCTACGAGATACTGCAAAACGATTTTGCTCATTATATAGTGGCACTTGTAGATAATCAAGTAGTGGGCTATGCCGGGATGTGGGTAGTAATTGATGAGGCACATATAACCAATGTAGCCGTACATCCTAATTACCGGGGTAAACAAATTGGGGAGTCTTTGAT
This portion of the Desulfolucanica intricata genome encodes:
- a CDS encoding amidohydrolase, producing MLAITGGTIFTMAGKNINKGTILISDGKIIKIGENLVIPPGAEIVNAEGKIITPGLIDAHSHVGIFEEVYQDEGADGNEITDPVTPHLRAVDAVNPEDLAFQDALKGGVTTVVTGPGSANVIGGEMVVLKTWGKTVDDMIIKFPIGLKAALGENPKRVYGSKKRTPYTRMASAALLREALVKAQNYLKKLESGKEEPERDLKMEALARVLKQEIPLRVHAHRADDIMTAVRIAREFSLNLIVEHCTEGYKVAEELARFNVPAIIGPIITNRAKVELQGISLETAKHLSRAGVSFAIMTDHPVVPVQYLALSAGLTVRGGLSEDEALKSVTINAARILGLHKQLGSLEAGKDADLVIWAGHPFDLRTRVDKVYTNCKLLSIG
- the glnA gene encoding type I glutamate--ammonia ligase, encoding MPKLTNDDVRSLAKELGVKFIRMQFTDIFGVLKNVSITVEQLEKALAGELMFDGSSIEGFVRIEESDMYLRPDPSTFVVFPWKPRDGAVARLICDIYNPDGTPFAGDPRYALKRALKEAEAMGYTTMNVGPEAEFFLFHVDSDGRPTTITHDRAGYFDLTPVDLGENARRDMVLALEEMGYEIEASHHEVAPGQHEIDFKYSHALDIADKVVTFRFVVRTIAQRHGLHATFMPKPIYGIAGSGMHLNQSLMRNGENVFYDPNTPNQLSEDAMYYIGGLLKHAKAITTITNPNVNSYKRLVSGYEAPVYIAWSARNRSPLIRIPAKRGLSTRIELRSPDPSCNPYLALAVCLRAGLDGIKNKIAPPPACDRNIYDMSDDERRELQISNLPESLQEALVELQQDELIKDALGRHIYDRFMDAKRIEWDRYRVQVSPWELEEYLTKF
- a CDS encoding CopG family ribbon-helix-helix protein, whose translation is MGQVKRIMISLPDNLLEEVDGIAAAESVNRSEFIREAMKLYIAERKRRILREQMKKGYIEMANINLALAVEQYRLESEVAPTYDSFVAEAK
- the ilvN gene encoding acetolactate synthase small subunit, with product MKHTLAVLVVNKPGVLARISGLLSRRMFNIESIAAGYTEEPDVTRITLVVQGDDRVLDQVIKQLSKLVDVIKICKLVEPEAIDRELALIKVKADADRRSDIVDIVEIFRAKIVDVSRETMVIETTGDAQKIDAFCAVLQEHGVVEMVRTGRISLSRGPRAAKEQKFEVIC
- the tsaE gene encoding tRNA (adenosine(37)-N6)-threonylcarbamoyltransferase complex ATPase subunit type 1 TsaE translates to MLIINTSSPDETEAVGAGLGSIVSPGDILCLNGDLGAGKTCFARGVARGLDIKEPVTSPTFTLINEYQGRIPFYHFDVYRLGGPEEMDDLGYEEYFYNGGVTLLEWAELVLDVLPGERLDIFLETAPENPDRRKIVLLPYGEHYVHLAEELMNRVCPGN
- a CDS encoding response regulator, whose translation is MTPESISVLIVDDQSGVRYLLDIIVREEGHKVYTAENGMEAVEMVRSVHPDLVFMDVRMPVMSGLEALVKIKKMAPATQVVIMTAYGAEETVEAAMRGGALTCIAKPFDVEEIKDFLQEFCWKRASLPSCTDGACCG
- a CDS encoding type II toxin-antitoxin system PemK/MazF family toxin, producing the protein MVIRRGEIYFADLSPVVGSEQGGTRPVLILQNDIGNQYSPTTIIAAITSQIAKAKLPTHVEMDPLACGLEKKSVVLLEQIRTIDKSRLLEKVTMLNDDLMCKVDHAIEISLGLIPL
- the thiC gene encoding phosphomethylpyrimidine synthase ThiC, which encodes MTQMLAAKAGRITMQMKHIAEREGRKPEFIRERVARGTIVIPANINHKGLEPAGFGEGLRTKVNANIGTSTGIHDPANELEKLRAAVSAGADAVMDLSTGGDLDDIRRKIVSASTVAVGTVPIYQATVEAKKRHGNIVDMTADELFSVIEKHARDGVDFLTLHCGITMGVIESLRKQGRVADIVSRGGSFITAWMLHHDRENPLYEYYDRLLDIALEYDVTLSLGDGLRPGCLADATDRAQVQELLVLGELVDRARARGVQAMVEGPGHVPLDQITANIKLQKSLCREAPFYVLGPLVTDVAPGYDHITAAIGGALAASAGADFLCYVTPAEHLGLPTLEDVREGVIASRIAGHAADIVKGVPGAREWDLEMARARKALNWERQMELAIDPLKARIYRDRRNPEQTEACTMCGDFCAMKIVSNYFGKKPEQY
- a CDS encoding Glu/Leu/Phe/Val family dehydrogenase, producing MSKQNPFEIVQRQLTQCAKIMNLDPNVYEILLHPMRELHVSIPVRMDDGSVKVFQGFRVQYNDALGPAKGGIRFHPEETIDTVRALAGWMTFKCALADVPLGGGKGGIICNPKEMSQGELERLSRGYIDQVWQFIGPEKDIPAPDVYTNPQIMAWMMDEYSKLAGKNQFGVITGKPPRIGGSAGRGDATARGGMYIIREAAKVRGIKLENATVAIQGYGNAGFFAASLAKALFGCKVVAVSDSKGGIYNKEGLDPQAVYDHKQKSRSVVDFPGAENITNEELLELDVDILIPCALENVITEKNAANIKAKIVAELANGPTTPEADGILYEKDIHVLPDFLCNSGGVTVSYFEMVQNFYMYYWEEAEVQERLDKKLTSAYYAVLNAAKEYKINMRQAAYVVAVQRVADAMKLRGWV
- the tsaB gene encoding tRNA (adenosine(37)-N6)-threonylcarbamoyltransferase complex dimerization subunit type 1 TsaB, producing the protein MYVLGIEAATPVAAAGIINREKILSERLVNNRRTHSINLLPMIKAVLEDAGLESSDLGGIAVSSGPGSFTGLRIGLATAKTLAQVWELPIVGVSTLDTLAYAFWGHDNLVCPILNARKNEVYTAVYRFSNIHRECLAGPLAISIQELIEILDKYGSRVTFVGDGVPVYQEELIKYFGKRAVFAPPALSFPRGAVTAQLGMEKFKQGLGVKPLDLLPEYLRLSEAEVVWLRKQEALKTENEAGI
- the rimI gene encoding ribosomal protein S18-alanine N-acetyltransferase, which codes for MKLEFEKMKVEHLDQVTEIEKKCFLTPWSRYAFTYEILQNDFAHYIVALVDNQVVGYAGMWVVIDEAHITNVAVHPNYRGKQIGESLMKQMFIRAALRGAAKMTLEVRRSNEPAKRLYTQMGFKEYGVRKGYYSDTNEDAIIMWKDELLKIGKTRNNVNS
- a CDS encoding gamma-glutamyl-gamma-aminobutyrate hydrolase family protein, encoding MRPVIGITCAEDEVQGRAFLARPYYEAVVEAGGVPLLIPAVREVEEVLRVLDGLIFSGGGDVDPLFFGEEPLPESGEISPDRDLVELKLAKKAMSMGIPILGICRGAQVLNIAAGGTIYQDISLGYKTPLKHSQQAPRWYPTHTINIDEESILAKLLGEKLLRVNSYHHQCLAKMGSDFKVVARSQDEVIEAFEGTGNNFVLGVQFHPETMWRRDRRFLKLFEVLIKGI